CGGTACGCGGGGTTCGCCGGGGTGCAGGACTTCTACCGGATCCTGGACGACGCCATCCCGGACTTCCGGGTCACGGTCAACGCCGAGTACGACTCCCCCGGCGCCTCCGTGCGGGAAGTGACGATCGTCGGCACCCACCGGGGTGAGTACTGCGGGGAGCAGCCGTCGGGCAGGCCGGTGTCCTTCGAACTGGCCGCGTTCTACATCTTCCGCCCGGAGGAGCCCGGGAAGCTGCTCGCGGAGCGCATCTACTTCGACAACGAGACCGTGCTGCGCCAGATGCGCGGCGAGGAGAACGCGCCGGCCGGGATCGGCCTGACCGCACCGTGAACCCTCAGTTCAGGAAGCGGTGCACGGTCTGCGGGTGGATGACGACGCGGACCCAGTCCTCGGTGAGCATCCCGGCGAGTTCCTCGGCGCGGGCCGGGTCGGCGAGGTCCCAGTAGCGGGCGAACAGGCGGGCGCACAGGTCGCGTCCTCCGTCGGGTTCCACCGTGGTGCGGCCCGCGACCGACACCCAGCGCTCGCGCTCCCCCACCGGAGCTGCGACGACGATCGAAGCCCGGGGATCGCGGCGCAAGCGGCGCACCTTGAGCGTGTCCGGGCCGGTGAACAGCTGGATCGCGCCCTCATCGGTGGCCTCGAACCACACGGGCCGGGGCTGCGGCGGGAGCGGCCCCGCGGCCACGGACAGGAACCCGTGCAGGGGGCGTCGGAGGAACTCGATGTCCTGGGCGGTCAGCGAAGTGGCGCTCATGGCGCCGATTGAACACGGACTGCCCGGACGATCCCATGGGTGAGAATCCGGTTCGCCTGTCCATTCGTCCAGCCTGCCGCGGTGCGCCTGGCCGCGACCTCTGTCTGCTCACCAGCTGTGACGCGCTCCGGAACTGCGCAGCTCGGGGTCAGGTGTCGATCTGACGCGCGTGGTGCGTCGTGGCGTGGAGGCTGCTCAACAGTGCGAGGGCCTGGGCGCTGGGTGTGGCGGGTTCGGCGTGGTAGATGATCAGCTGCTGGCCGGGGGCGGCGCGCACGTCGAATGCCTGGTAGGTGAGGGTCAGCGGGCCGACGTCGGGGTGGACGAGATGTTTGGGTTCGCGGGTCTTGCCGCGCACCTGATGGGTTTCCCACCAGGTGCGGAAGTGCGTGCTGCGTTCGCTGAGTTCGGCCACCAGGCGCTGCAGATCGGGGTCGTGCGGGGCGAAGCCCGCAGCCACCCGCAGGTTCGCCACGGTGGCCTGCGCAGTCCAGTCCCAGTGCGCGTAGAACCGTCGTCCCACGGGGTCGAGGAAGATCATGCGGGCGAGGTTGTCCACCGCGCGGAATGGCGAGAACAGCGCATCGGCGAGGGTGTTGGTGGCCAGTACGTCCAGGTTGCGGTTGAGCACGAAGGCGGGGGTGTGCGGGTAGCCGTCCATGAGTTGCCGCAGTTCGGGGCTCACGGTCTGCGGCGCCGGCGCGGGCGTGCCGTCCGGTGTGGTGCCGGCGAGTCGGTACAGGTGCTCGCGGGCGTCGGGGTCGAGATCCAGGGCCCGGCAGAGGGCGTCGAGCACTTGCGGTGACGGGCGGGTCTCGCGGCCCTGTTCCAAGCGGGTGTAGTAGTCGGCGTTCACCCCGGCGAGCACGGCGACTTCTTCGCGGCGCAGTCCGGTCACCTTGCGCCGGCCGGAGTAGAGCACGCCCGCGTCTTCGGGAGATCGTTGTGCGCGGCGCGCTCGCAGGAACACACCCAGCTCACCACTGCTCATGGCACCAGGGTAGGTCGCGGTCCGCCCTGTCCGGGTGGGTGCGGCACACCCAGTCACCACACG
This portion of the Saccharopolyspora antimicrobica genome encodes:
- a CDS encoding ester cyclase; the protein is MSDAQRIEAQRRTIAEHIEAENAHDWPRVYGTFVQDEHAFYDVVPLSTRYAGFAGVQDFYRILDDAIPDFRVTVNAEYDSPGASVREVTIVGTHRGEYCGEQPSGRPVSFELAAFYIFRPEEPGKLLAERIYFDNETVLRQMRGEENAPAGIGLTAP
- a CDS encoding pyridoxamine 5'-phosphate oxidase family protein yields the protein MSATSLTAQDIEFLRRPLHGFLSVAAGPLPPQPRPVWFEATDEGAIQLFTGPDTLKVRRLRRDPRASIVVAAPVGERERWVSVAGRTTVEPDGGRDLCARLFARYWDLADPARAEELAGMLTEDWVRVVIHPQTVHRFLN
- a CDS encoding helix-turn-helix transcriptional regulator — protein: MSSGELGVFLRARRAQRSPEDAGVLYSGRRKVTGLRREEVAVLAGVNADYYTRLEQGRETRPSPQVLDALCRALDLDPDAREHLYRLAGTTPDGTPAPAPQTVSPELRQLMDGYPHTPAFVLNRNLDVLATNTLADALFSPFRAVDNLARMIFLDPVGRRFYAHWDWTAQATVANLRVAAGFAPHDPDLQRLVAELSERSTHFRTWWETHQVRGKTREPKHLVHPDVGPLTLTYQAFDVRAAPGQQLIIYHAEPATPSAQALALLSSLHATTHHARQIDT